One Prolixibacteraceae bacterium DNA segment encodes these proteins:
- a CDS encoding IS3 family transposase has product MNIDLLIERESPLSIRQQCNILDVSRSSYYYKSKGESDENIEIMDLMDKCIMEYPTFGVIRMQSMLQDNGLSASYERVRRLMRKARIRPIYPRKNLTKKREDKNIYPYLLNGLNVTRRNQVWQIDITYIPLLKGFMYMTAIIDVFSRYIVGWNLSNSLDASASIDVVKNAVEKHGKPEILNSDQGSQFTSEAYLNILKEYCIAISMDSKGRALDNIYIERFWRTIKYDYIYINPPSDGIALYKGIQNWLEHYHYRAHQGINRKKPFELYSKVA; this is encoded by the coding sequence ATAAATATAGATCTTCTCATTGAAAGAGAGTCTCCTCTTAGTATTCGTCAACAGTGTAACATTTTAGATGTTTCTAGATCGAGCTACTATTATAAGTCCAAAGGAGAATCTGATGAGAATATTGAGATAATGGATCTAATGGATAAGTGTATTATGGAATATCCAACATTTGGAGTTATTCGAATGCAGTCGATGTTACAAGATAATGGGTTATCTGCATCATATGAACGTGTAAGAAGGTTGATGCGAAAAGCAAGAATTAGACCTATCTATCCACGAAAGAATCTAACGAAAAAAAGAGAAGACAAGAATATCTATCCATATTTGTTAAATGGATTGAATGTCACAAGGAGAAATCAGGTCTGGCAAATAGATATTACATATATTCCACTTCTAAAAGGTTTTATGTACATGACAGCAATTATTGATGTTTTTAGTCGATATATTGTAGGTTGGAATTTATCAAACTCTCTTGATGCATCTGCAAGTATAGATGTTGTAAAGAATGCAGTAGAGAAGCATGGTAAGCCTGAAATACTTAATAGTGATCAAGGTAGTCAGTTTACTTCAGAAGCTTATTTAAATATATTAAAAGAGTATTGTATCGCCATAAGTATGGACAGTAAAGGTAGAGCTCTGGATAACATCTATATCGAACGGTTTTGGAGAACAATCAAATATGATTACATTTATATCAATCCACCTTCTGATGGAATAGCCTTATACAAAGGTATACAGAATTGGTTAGAACATTACCATTACAGAGCACACCAAGGAATTAATAGAAAAAAACCATTTGAGCTCTATAGTAAAGTGGCATAA
- a CDS encoding IS630 family transposase yields the protein MGYVWKRVRRSLKTKRNDIDFQLKQHQLTELRKCEDSGYLDLYFVDESHFSLTPYVPYAWQDKKSQILLPSSRSKALNVIGAMNRKNEIFYEVHETTINSDILISFIDKLCNQITKKTILVLDNAPIHRSKKFKAKIEEWNALDLYIYFIPPYSPELNIIEILWKHIKYFWLEFKAYESYNSLKKCLLETLGAFGLEHTINFA from the coding sequence ATCGGGTATGTATGGAAACGAGTCCGGCGATCACTCAAGACAAAACGGAATGATATAGACTTCCAACTAAAGCAACATCAACTAACAGAATTACGTAAGTGTGAGGATTCAGGATACTTAGATTTATATTTCGTTGATGAAAGTCACTTTAGTCTAACTCCTTATGTTCCATATGCATGGCAGGACAAGAAGAGTCAAATATTACTTCCGTCATCAAGAAGTAAAGCTCTTAATGTTATAGGAGCAATGAATCGTAAAAATGAGATATTTTATGAAGTACATGAAACAACAATTAATAGTGATATTTTGATCTCATTTATAGATAAGTTATGTAATCAGATAACAAAGAAAACAATACTAGTCCTTGATAATGCGCCTATTCATAGATCCAAAAAATTTAAAGCAAAAATAGAAGAATGGAATGCTTTAGATCTTTATATCTATTTTATTCCTCCATATTCTCCAGAACTTAATATCATAGAAATACTTTGGAAACACATCAAATACTTTTGGCTTGAGTTTAAAGCATATGAAAGCTACAATTCTCTGAAAAAATGTCTATTGGAAACACTAGGAGCATTTGGTTTAGAACATACCATTAATTTTGCATGA
- a CDS encoding transposase, with amino-acid sequence MGTLKISRRKFSSSFKSKVVIEALKERESLQELALRYELHVNQISKWKQEFLSNSSIVFTQKNREKDDSINKDELYSKIGRLEMENEFLKKNLNLFEDL; translated from the coding sequence ATGGGAACATTGAAAATAAGTCGTCGGAAATTTAGTTCCTCATTTAAATCTAAGGTAGTAATAGAGGCACTAAAAGAGCGAGAAAGCTTGCAAGAGTTAGCTTTACGCTATGAACTACATGTGAACCAAATATCCAAATGGAAACAAGAGTTCCTGTCTAACAGTAGTATTGTTTTTACTCAAAAGAATAGAGAGAAAGATGATTCTATCAATAAAGACGAGCTGTACTCTAAGATTGGACGCTTGGAAATGGAGAATGAGTTTCTAAAAAAAAACTTAAATCTCTTCGAGGATCTATAA
- a CDS encoding ISL3 family transposase — MNTSSIYHCLGLQDQQLLSTSYVGDTIQLKVKTKKDKLRCSRCKRMHVICCGVVERSFKGPMIGKKKCVIIIDVQRLYCKKCKIVRQEHLRFAKEQKSYIRSLEKMVLLLSSHMTIQSISRLLDLNWNIVKDIIKSHLKSKYHSPGLKGVKHIAIDEFAVRKGHVYMTCVYDLDKGVVLHVGKGKGSESLVPFWKRIKINKVQIESVAIDMSAAYILSVKTNAPKATMVFDHFHIIKKLNETISKIRRDLYNKEKDKVIKKSLKGSRWLLLKNPENLNLQKGEDSRLEKVLETNTTLFYAYYLKEELRELWNQDNIRDASKLLKQWIEEANETEIPQLKKMVELLTKHKTGILNWYKCNISTGPLEGINNKIKTLKRQAYGYRDLDFFMLKIKAMHQDIYAKCG; from the coding sequence ATGAATACCAGTAGTATATATCATTGTTTAGGATTACAAGACCAGCAATTATTATCCACATCCTATGTTGGAGATACCATCCAACTTAAAGTTAAAACAAAAAAAGACAAACTACGTTGTAGTCGCTGTAAAAGAATGCATGTTATTTGTTGTGGAGTTGTTGAACGTAGTTTCAAGGGGCCAATGATAGGCAAAAAGAAGTGCGTTATTATCATAGATGTTCAACGCCTTTATTGCAAGAAATGCAAGATCGTACGTCAGGAACATTTAAGGTTTGCAAAAGAGCAGAAGTCCTATATTCGATCTTTAGAGAAGATGGTTTTACTTCTCTCTTCTCATATGACGATTCAATCAATCAGTCGACTTTTAGACCTTAACTGGAATATTGTAAAAGATATCATTAAGTCTCACTTAAAATCAAAATATCATTCTCCTGGGCTAAAGGGGGTGAAACATATTGCTATCGATGAATTCGCAGTGAGGAAGGGACATGTATACATGACTTGTGTATATGACTTAGATAAAGGAGTCGTTTTGCATGTAGGGAAAGGTAAAGGTTCCGAATCATTGGTTCCATTTTGGAAACGAATAAAGATCAATAAAGTCCAAATAGAATCTGTTGCTATTGATATGTCAGCTGCCTATATCCTTTCAGTAAAGACCAATGCACCTAAAGCTACTATGGTATTTGACCATTTCCATATAATAAAGAAACTAAATGAGACTATAAGTAAAATTAGAAGAGATCTTTACAACAAAGAGAAGGATAAGGTTATCAAGAAAAGTTTAAAAGGAAGTCGTTGGCTATTGTTAAAGAACCCAGAGAATCTCAACCTTCAGAAAGGGGAAGACTCAAGACTTGAAAAAGTATTAGAAACGAATACCACCTTGTTTTACGCATATTATTTGAAAGAAGAATTGAGAGAATTATGGAATCAAGATAATATTAGAGACGCTTCAAAATTACTTAAACAATGGATAGAAGAGGCAAATGAGACTGAAATCCCTCAGCTTAAGAAAATGGTAGAACTATTGACCAAACACAAAACAGGAATTCTAAATTGGTATAAGTGCAATATCTCCACGGGGCCTTTAGAAGGAATAAATAACAAGATTAAAACCTTAAAAAGACAAGCATATGGCTATCGTGACTTAGATTTTTTTATGTTAAAAATAAAAGCAATGCATCAAGATATATACGCAAAATGTGGATGA
- a CDS encoding L-rhamnose mutarotase encodes MKNKNAYKRYCKAMSLRNDPELIKEYKRVHAPGAAWPEVTQGMLDVGILAMEIYLLDAQLFMIMDTVPDFDHDKAMIELATKPRQSEWEAYVAEFQNSSEEATADEKWRLMERIYKLGL; translated from the coding sequence ATGAAAAATAAAAATGCATATAAGAGATATTGTAAAGCAATGTCTCTTAGAAATGATCCTGAATTAATAAAAGAATATAAAAGGGTACATGCTCCAGGAGCAGCATGGCCTGAAGTTACACAAGGAATGTTGGATGTGGGTATTCTTGCAATGGAGATTTACCTATTGGATGCCCAGCTATTCATGATTATGGATACGGTACCCGACTTCGATCATGATAAAGCAATGATCGAATTGGCAACGAAACCACGCCAATCTGAGTGGGAAGCATATGTAGCGGAATTTCAAAATAGTTCGGAGGAGGCTACCGCTGATGAAAAGTGGAGATTAATGGAAAGAATATATAAGTTAGGATTGTAA
- a CDS encoding zinc-binding alcohol dehydrogenase family protein produces MKQLVCLEPGKFKMKDVVKPSRKEGCALIKIQRIGICGTDLHAFEGTQPFFSYPRVLGHELSGEIVELDNEDDGFVVGEKVTFIPYYPCHDCVACRNGKPNCCTNIQGAGVHIDGGMVEYLNVPQYALIHGQGMGYDELAMVEPMAIGAHAVRVSEIKEDEFVIVTGAGPIGLGAMAFAKIKGAKVIALDVQDSRLAFAKENFGADYVVNVLNNPVETVKEITDGDMVTTIIDATGNKRAIEGSLDYLAHGGKITMVGLQLEKFSFAHPEFHKRETTLRSSRNATREDFDHVIDSMKSGKVNVKPLITHRSSFSNLVDNFSSWLNPETGVVKAVVDLD; encoded by the coding sequence ATGAAACAGTTAGTTTGTTTAGAACCAGGTAAGTTTAAAATGAAAGATGTTGTAAAACCTTCGAGAAAAGAGGGTTGTGCATTGATTAAAATACAGAGAATTGGTATTTGTGGAACAGATCTTCATGCTTTTGAAGGAACACAACCTTTTTTCTCATATCCTCGTGTCTTAGGTCATGAGTTGTCTGGTGAAATTGTAGAACTAGATAATGAAGACGATGGTTTTGTTGTGGGAGAAAAAGTCACTTTTATTCCTTATTACCCATGTCATGATTGTGTTGCTTGTCGTAATGGTAAGCCAAATTGTTGTACAAATATTCAAGGAGCTGGAGTCCATATTGACGGTGGAATGGTGGAGTATCTTAATGTGCCACAGTATGCATTGATTCATGGACAGGGTATGGGATACGACGAGCTTGCAATGGTGGAGCCTATGGCAATAGGCGCTCATGCTGTACGTGTTTCCGAAATTAAAGAAGATGAGTTTGTTATTGTAACAGGTGCTGGTCCTATTGGTTTAGGTGCAATGGCATTTGCTAAGATAAAAGGAGCTAAAGTGATTGCTTTAGATGTTCAAGATAGCCGATTGGCTTTTGCAAAAGAGAACTTTGGCGCTGATTATGTGGTGAATGTGTTGAATAATCCAGTAGAAACGGTTAAAGAGATTACTGATGGGGATATGGTTACTACCATTATAGATGCTACTGGTAATAAGAGAGCTATTGAGGGTAGCCTTGATTATTTGGCTCATGGTGGTAAGATCACTATGGTGGGACTTCAACTAGAGAAATTTAGTTTTGCTCATCCTGAATTCCATAAGAGAGAGACTACGTTACGTAGTAGTCGTAATGCTACGCGTGAAGATTTTGATCATGTGATTGATAGCATGAAATCAGGCAAAGTGAATGTGAAACCATTAATCACTCATAGATCTTCATTTTCGAATTTAGTAGATAACTTCTCGTCTTGGTTAAACCCAGAGACAGGAGTAGTGAAGGCTGTAGTAGACCTTGACTAA
- a CDS encoding right-handed parallel beta-helix repeat-containing protein, with translation MIFLKFINKMKCLWLILSLFFSSASYAKNLYVSSKGNDKNRGTLSSPLLSIDKAVKNLQDGDTCFVSEGVYRTPFSLIGSKKNIVITSIPGQRALFDGTIPLSGRWVKVKENTYRMKVKKPVSQLFRNDKMLILARWPNASFEDGSFWDMMSTWRHQGSQSCFGTMYDSRPDQADYKESDDEGASTVSVKDGVNMESLADTKIDFTGAIAVMNIGSWLSWAQPVVKHKAGSSVFQYSKDFSRENKSLPNGPKSLRSSKFFKKKMKQGHYYLIGKMALDISNEWFYDTKERAIYVVVPNGKHPNDYQYKGKVHDYMITGSKTDNVTVSNIDFFGATFHFMDSKNISIDGCNFNYPSYHKFALGILGEPKVSAFDYSKKALRSNTSLITNNMVRNSTFAYADGPGLSITGRKDLVENCYFHDIDWSCLGSGASGSLDFIKADDFTFRYNTVHTGGNSEGVRVGNRSLIEYNHIYNLSLLQHDGSAINVGVAGINGSIIRYNWVHSMKKAGIRFDSSGYQTPLVNWGENGTVNYNVVWNTGSVKCKGNKHTVLNNTVFETLPGLFDIGVPRVLMMGSNNSHSVVKNNIAPHIGGHFALRTKYPCPGDTVNNWQGEITSLVRDAYNYDFRPTESLVSTIKKSGESMAGAYSLDDDKYWIPGYVGEVPNTSVPRNHATNVRKDLTLFWNKAKDVNSYIVYFGTNKKQLGRKDHLLTSTTHCNATPRGIDPSKRYYWRVDVKKNNGTIVKGNAWTFGSVRQIIHSEYKVLASPKFKYKEYLSLPKEVVALDLGMEKNKSLTKVYNTYWSEYENNKWLASTEKMLLDLSLPKNKLAQLKRFKKEVFKEASEYLVQNSTTILNKRELEKLSQSLHLHDW, from the coding sequence ATGATTTTTTTAAAGTTTATTAATAAAATGAAATGCCTTTGGTTGATTCTATCACTGTTCTTCTCTTCGGCTTCATATGCTAAGAATCTGTATGTTTCATCAAAAGGGAATGACAAGAATAGAGGTACATTAAGTTCTCCTCTCTTGTCTATTGATAAGGCAGTAAAAAATCTTCAAGATGGAGATACTTGTTTTGTCTCTGAAGGAGTCTATCGTACTCCTTTCTCTTTAATTGGTAGTAAGAAGAATATCGTAATCACTTCGATTCCTGGTCAGAGAGCCTTGTTTGATGGAACTATTCCCTTATCAGGGAGATGGGTTAAGGTGAAAGAAAATACATATCGAATGAAAGTAAAGAAGCCTGTGTCTCAGCTTTTTAGGAATGATAAGATGCTAATTCTTGCTCGTTGGCCTAATGCATCCTTCGAAGATGGATCTTTTTGGGATATGATGAGTACGTGGAGACATCAAGGCTCTCAAAGTTGTTTTGGAACGATGTATGATTCTAGACCTGACCAAGCTGACTATAAGGAGAGTGACGATGAAGGAGCCTCTACTGTTTCGGTGAAAGATGGGGTTAATATGGAGTCGTTGGCTGATACGAAGATCGATTTTACAGGTGCAATTGCTGTCATGAATATTGGTTCATGGTTGTCATGGGCACAACCAGTAGTGAAGCATAAAGCGGGAAGCTCTGTCTTTCAATACTCTAAAGATTTTAGTAGAGAGAATAAATCTCTTCCCAATGGACCTAAATCATTGCGAAGTAGTAAATTCTTTAAGAAGAAGATGAAGCAGGGACATTATTACCTGATTGGAAAGATGGCTCTAGATATTTCGAATGAGTGGTTTTATGATACAAAGGAGAGAGCAATTTATGTGGTAGTCCCTAACGGTAAACATCCTAATGACTATCAATATAAAGGAAAGGTCCATGATTATATGATTACTGGTTCTAAAACAGATAATGTTACGGTTTCTAATATAGATTTCTTTGGTGCTACTTTCCATTTTATGGATTCAAAGAATATCTCGATTGATGGATGTAACTTTAACTATCCTTCATATCATAAATTTGCTCTTGGTATCTTAGGTGAACCCAAAGTTAGTGCTTTTGATTATTCAAAGAAAGCGCTGAGATCGAATACATCTTTGATTACAAACAATATGGTTCGCAACAGTACTTTTGCATATGCAGATGGTCCAGGACTTAGTATTACTGGCCGAAAAGATTTGGTTGAGAACTGCTATTTCCATGATATTGATTGGAGCTGTTTGGGTTCTGGTGCATCTGGGTCTTTAGATTTTATAAAGGCAGACGATTTTACTTTTCGTTATAATACGGTACATACTGGAGGTAATTCAGAAGGGGTGCGTGTAGGGAATCGTAGTTTGATCGAGTATAATCATATATATAATTTAAGTCTCCTACAGCATGATGGATCTGCTATTAATGTCGGTGTTGCAGGAATTAATGGATCTATTATTCGTTACAATTGGGTTCACTCAATGAAGAAAGCTGGTATCCGATTCGATTCTAGTGGGTATCAGACCCCTCTCGTAAATTGGGGTGAGAATGGGACTGTCAATTATAATGTTGTGTGGAATACAGGAAGTGTGAAGTGTAAAGGAAACAAACACACGGTATTGAATAATACTGTCTTTGAAACACTTCCAGGATTGTTCGATATTGGAGTTCCTCGCGTTTTGATGATGGGATCTAATAATAGTCATTCGGTAGTTAAAAATAATATTGCACCACATATTGGAGGTCATTTTGCTCTGAGAACAAAATACCCTTGTCCTGGTGATACGGTTAATAATTGGCAGGGAGAAATTACCTCATTAGTTCGCGATGCTTATAATTACGACTTCAGGCCTACAGAGTCTTTGGTATCAACAATAAAAAAGAGTGGAGAGTCTATGGCTGGAGCCTATAGTCTAGATGATGATAAATATTGGATTCCTGGTTATGTAGGAGAAGTGCCCAATACTTCTGTTCCACGTAATCATGCAACCAATGTTCGCAAAGACCTTACGTTATTTTGGAATAAAGCAAAAGATGTAAATTCTTATATTGTTTATTTCGGTACAAATAAGAAGCAGCTAGGACGTAAGGATCATTTACTAACATCTACAACCCATTGTAATGCTACTCCTCGTGGTATTGATCCCTCGAAGAGGTATTATTGGAGGGTTGATGTGAAGAAGAACAATGGTACGATTGTAAAAGGAAATGCATGGACTTTTGGTTCTGTTAGACAGATAATTCATTCAGAATATAAGGTTTTAGCATCTCCTAAATTTAAATATAAAGAGTACTTGTCCTTACCTAAAGAGGTTGTGGCTTTGGATCTCGGAATGGAGAAAAATAAATCTCTTACTAAAGTGTATAATACCTATTGGTCTGAGTACGAAAATAATAAGTGGTTGGCGTCCACGGAGAAGATGCTATTAGATCTGAGCTTGCCAAAGAATAAATTAGCCCAACTGAAAAGGTTTAAAAAAGAGGTCTTTAAAGAGGCTTCAGAATATTTAGTGCAAAATTCAACAACAATCCTTAATAAAAGAGAATTGGAGAAACTTAGCCAGTCATTGCATCTTCATGACTGGTAG
- a CDS encoding right-handed parallel beta-helix repeat-containing protein: MKKLFVFLAFVLLFGCSSKSTTSFYISPKGVDTNNGSLESPFRTIERAKLAIQRLDNREQNIFVYLRGGTYKIDKTVRFGIEDGAPKGFQYTYIAYPGEYPVISSGVSINHWRLLSNYPEGFPKEAQGKVWIADYPKGVDNFYHMFDGDRRVDRSRKDGFSIRAMEPIGFDQKNRRIDKDRQYVSARSMNVYFNEDRYQLKQFHFEDTDHILKPWNNMSDIELGFAPVPWTMNLIPLEKIDFRNNIGYLTLESNSPPGAKKSHTKPWIENALEYISEGTFVNRKGSKKIYYWPKEDRPETSLVVPTLKEYFLLEGEIDYDGPTDTPVKNLVFDGITFEHGDRFSWTDGHKGLGIQHDWDKFDNPNAMMRLRGAENCIVRNCRFTNSGNSALRLDLYCQKNEICNNLIDHVGHMGILLCGYGPGTKDVNKENKIVSNLIHHVGTVWKQGAGIFVWQSGNNIISHNLIHHVPRKGVGLCGVRMPILAKRECRFDEGSKTIRWSEIDADMKRRNLQYAEKLSDLWHQFTPYLHARNNVVEFNEVYRALEALGDGSVLNVSGAGEGNVVQNNYVHHIASHASGVLRTDDWQRGTIFKKNIIYMANVAAIVHKGFNHVVNNMILDCSTKESIRWASYPDEAADYGSLVQKNIFYESGDSIDFYRVSYRASEGITLPENASTDNNFFWCVQSKKPLLNHLKKYRAQGIETHSNVIDPLFVDFKNGNFNLKADSPLLKSGFENIDIKSISLLADYPEHLKAFDVAENDRKPIFHRQKSNGGQLYDFW, translated from the coding sequence ATGAAAAAACTATTTGTATTCTTAGCTTTTGTTTTGCTGTTTGGATGTTCTTCTAAAAGTACTACTTCTTTTTACATCTCTCCCAAAGGAGTAGACACGAATAATGGTAGTCTTGAAAGTCCTTTTAGAACTATTGAGAGAGCAAAGTTGGCCATTCAAAGGTTGGACAATAGAGAGCAAAATATTTTTGTTTATTTGAGGGGAGGGACTTACAAAATTGATAAGACAGTCCGTTTTGGCATCGAGGATGGTGCACCAAAAGGATTCCAATATACCTATATTGCTTACCCTGGAGAGTATCCTGTGATCTCTTCAGGAGTTTCTATTAATCATTGGAGATTACTTAGCAATTATCCAGAAGGATTTCCCAAAGAGGCTCAAGGGAAAGTTTGGATTGCAGACTATCCTAAAGGGGTAGATAATTTCTATCATATGTTTGATGGAGATCGCAGAGTGGATAGATCAAGGAAAGATGGGTTTTCTATTCGAGCAATGGAGCCTATCGGTTTTGATCAGAAAAATAGAAGGATTGATAAGGATAGACAGTATGTATCAGCAAGAAGTATGAATGTCTATTTCAATGAGGATCGCTATCAACTAAAACAGTTTCATTTCGAAGATACTGACCATATTTTAAAACCTTGGAATAATATGTCGGATATCGAATTGGGTTTTGCTCCTGTTCCGTGGACGATGAATTTGATCCCTCTTGAAAAGATAGATTTTAGAAATAATATTGGCTATCTGACTTTGGAGTCGAATTCTCCTCCAGGTGCGAAGAAATCACATACAAAACCTTGGATAGAAAATGCATTAGAGTATATTTCAGAAGGAACTTTTGTGAATAGAAAAGGATCAAAAAAGATCTATTATTGGCCAAAAGAAGATCGACCTGAGACTAGCTTGGTCGTTCCTACCCTAAAAGAGTACTTCTTATTGGAAGGAGAAATCGATTATGATGGTCCTACAGATACTCCTGTAAAAAACTTAGTGTTTGATGGAATTACCTTTGAGCATGGCGATCGTTTTTCATGGACTGATGGTCATAAAGGGCTAGGTATTCAGCATGATTGGGATAAATTTGATAATCCGAATGCCATGATGCGTTTAAGGGGTGCCGAGAATTGTATTGTACGTAATTGCCGTTTTACTAATAGTGGTAATTCTGCGTTACGACTAGATTTATATTGTCAGAAAAATGAAATTTGTAACAACCTTATTGATCACGTAGGACATATGGGGATACTATTGTGTGGTTATGGTCCTGGAACAAAGGATGTAAACAAAGAAAATAAGATTGTAAGTAATTTAATACACCATGTTGGGACTGTGTGGAAGCAGGGTGCGGGTATTTTCGTTTGGCAGAGTGGAAATAATATTATCTCGCATAACTTGATTCATCATGTACCACGTAAAGGTGTGGGTTTGTGTGGTGTTAGAATGCCTATTCTAGCAAAAAGAGAATGTAGGTTTGATGAAGGATCGAAAACAATTCGATGGAGTGAAATTGATGCGGACATGAAGAGACGTAATCTTCAATATGCTGAGAAGTTAAGTGATTTATGGCATCAATTCACCCCTTACCTTCACGCTCGTAATAATGTGGTTGAATTTAATGAAGTCTATCGAGCATTAGAGGCTTTAGGGGATGGTTCTGTTTTAAATGTTTCTGGCGCAGGAGAAGGGAATGTCGTTCAGAATAATTATGTGCACCATATTGCAAGTCACGCTTCTGGAGTGCTTCGTACAGATGATTGGCAGAGAGGGACTATATTCAAAAAGAATATTATTTATATGGCGAATGTGGCTGCGATTGTTCATAAAGGATTTAATCATGTGGTCAATAATATGATTTTAGATTGTAGTACCAAGGAATCAATTCGTTGGGCATCTTATCCTGATGAGGCAGCAGACTATGGATCTTTGGTCCAAAAAAATATCTTCTATGAGTCTGGGGATAGCATTGATTTCTATCGAGTATCTTATAGAGCTTCAGAAGGAATTACACTACCTGAAAATGCATCTACAGATAACAACTTTTTTTGGTGTGTTCAGAGTAAGAAACCTCTGTTGAATCATTTGAAGAAGTATAGAGCACAAGGGATTGAAACTCATAGTAATGTTATTGATCCTCTCTTTGTGGACTTTAAAAATGGGAACTTCAATCTAAAAGCGGACTCTCCTTTGTTGAAGAGTGGCTTCGAAAATATAGATATTAAAAGTATTAGTTTGCTGGCGGATTACCCAGAACATCTTAAAGCGTTCGACGTGGCTGAAAATGATAGAAAACCGATATTTCATAGACAGAAATCAAATGGTGGGCAACTATATGATTTTTGGTAG
- a CDS encoding discoidin domain-containing protein, with protein MTIRAESINGKVKSKVQNIETYYVPFDELPIKKISTSSWLCTKVNSNAGGVYDIKKVWDGNPNTFWSSSWKPFYPLPYVIEIDMQKKYDIRKVVLQQRPKMKDLTKLTIDLSEDGENWVNLGEFTKGNIFNQELGGKDELVYKKGFFFGQFLRITIPESGRGGGKTSVCIAEIEVHALQ; from the coding sequence ATGACGATACGTGCAGAGTCAATAAACGGAAAGGTCAAGTCTAAGGTTCAAAATATTGAGACATACTATGTTCCCTTTGATGAGTTACCAATAAAAAAAATAAGCACTTCATCTTGGTTATGCACAAAAGTCAACTCTAATGCAGGAGGGGTATATGATATCAAAAAAGTTTGGGATGGCAATCCGAATACATTTTGGAGTTCAAGTTGGAAGCCATTTTACCCGTTACCTTACGTTATTGAAATTGATATGCAAAAGAAATATGATATCCGTAAAGTTGTGTTGCAGCAGCGTCCAAAAATGAAAGATCTAACAAAACTAACAATCGATTTAAGTGAAGATGGAGAGAATTGGGTAAATCTAGGAGAATTTACAAAAGGAAATATCTTCAATCAAGAACTAGGCGGAAAAGATGAATTAGTTTATAAAAAGGGATTTTTCTTTGGGCAATTTCTTAGAATTACTATACCTGAAAGTGGCCGAGGTGGAGGAAAAACAAGTGTTTGTATTGCTGAAATTGAAGTGCATGCTTTACAGTGA